The genomic segment TTTGAGACCATATATTAGTTTTGAGAAAAGGATGAGCTTCAAGCTTCAAGATTGTACATATCTGCATTAAGACTCTTAAACTTGTTATATATTTAGTTAATGAGTTACATGGATTCAGTTTttgatgttgaaccatccttgcattcctgcGATATACCCCACTTGGTCTAATGGCTGATACTCTCATcacacttactatgtgtcaggtacgATTCTTGGATTAACTATTGTAATCCTCATTAACCTTGTTATGTAGATGCCATTATTATGCCAAATTTACAAATAAGAATATTGAGGCACAGAAGTTAAAGTGATTTTCCAAATTTCATACAGCCAGTTCATGGCAGAAGTGGGCTATGAATAGGAAGTCAGATTCCAGGGACTGTGCTATTAACTATTGATGCATGGCTGGACCTTAGTAGCTATTTTTCACTTCAAGCTTTCCAGGGGTTTCACATTTGCTCCACATCATTTAATTATTCAAATATTAGCAGCTACCAGGGACACAGCCTTCCCACATTTAAAGCTGCTGCTCCCTTAGTGTCTACTCATGGTCACACAGCCAAGTCAAATATTGAAGGGATAGTGTGAGGTGCTGCAAAGTACCATGGCATAAGGTGTGGATAGATATGTCTATGATAAGGAGAGGTAAAAAATTGGGCACAATAATTCAAAGTACCATGGtcatatttgccaatattttttttttgcaaaaaaccagtttttttaaattttactaatagCTCTAGAGTTATTTCCTTATTCTGGTTCATTAATTTCActgttcaatttttaatttttttatttgttcttaattataatgttttttaaaaataatatctgtGGTTGTAGAGTCAACAGTCTTCAGAGGCCGGTTTTTAAGACTTCCATCACTCAGCTTTCACTCTGTatatttcttcctgtgtttggTGGTTTTTACAAGGTGAACTCAAATTTACCTGGTCTCCCTCTGAGAAATCCTGAGGTGCCTGGGTTAAGGGTAAGGCCCTCCACTGATTTTATGTCCCCATGGAACACTAGGCTGTGATGAGCTGGGACACTTGAAAGACAATTTTCCATCTTGGCATCAATGGCAAAATTCAGTAATAATAGTCATAACAAAATAATACTAAGAAGCATAAACTCAAACCCCAGACCTGTGAGGGGACAGACTTGTGGATATGCATCCTCACGGGAGGATTTTTTTCCCACCAGAGTCAAGTATCTCTTATTGTCCCTTTGCTGACAGTgcacatccctccctcctcctgccctcccctcccgctTCCTTCCACAGCTACCCTTCCTCTAAGTCTGTAGCAAATATAGGGTCCTGGTTTTATGTAAATCTCTCAATGTCAAATTTCCACCTTTCTGGGAAGTCTGCTCGTTTGCTCTGTGGTTTGAGTGTTCTTTGTCCTGGGAGACTACGGGCCCTTCAAGGTTGTGACAGCAGTATCAGGAAACACAGCCTCGAGAGGGTCTTCTTCACAACGGGCCCCTCTCAGTGCCTGGCAGTCTCCTTTAAAACAGGAATCTGGGAGGGTTGCTGAACAGGGCACGGTGACCTGAGTGCACAAGGGCCGATGACCCTTGAGGAACTGAAGGACCGATCACAAGGCAGAGTCGAAGGGAAGTGGCCCGGTCCCCGCTCCCCACCAGGGAAAAAGCAAACCTCTAGAGTTTGTTTGGTGAGACTAAGTGTTTCAAAGAGTAGGGGGAAGTCTGGGGGAAGGCAGGAATCAAATGTTACGTCAGGGACCCGAAAAAGCCACTTGATCAGGCTCTGGAGATAAGAAGTGGACACTCCAGGAAACCCCGGTGGGGAGGAGCCGTGGACTGATCCAGCATCTGCCCCGCTCAGGGTCTGCTTCCCTCCTTGCTCTCTCAATGGATCCTCCCTGTGTGCCAGCCCTGGGCTGCACCCTGGAGACGAGGAGGTGAATCAAATGTAGCTCCTGCCCTGGAAAAGTAAAAGCGCGGGAGGGTGGGCACAGATGTGAGCTCCAGCTGGAGGGGAGTCAGGAGGGCCGCTCTGAGGACGTGATGCTGGAGGCGTCCTTTGttccataaatgtttattgaacattgAGTCCCTTCCAGGCCCTCTTCTAGGTGGGGACACTACAGCTGGGGAATAAGACCTCTGTTCTGATGAAGTTCCTCTTCTAATGGAGTGGCATGGTCAACAAATATGCaaccagagaaataaaacaactttACCCAGAGATGCGTTATAGACAGATAATTAAAACAGCGAACTACAACTCTGATACAGTGGTCAGGGAAAGCCCTTTCTCCAGAGATCATATTTAGGCTGAAATGTGAATGACAATTCTGCAAAGATGGAGGGAAGTGTCACAGGCTGGAACAGCTAGTGCAAACGCCCACATTCAACTTTGAATTTAAATTATCTACAAATTCTTCCCCATGTGCCTAGCCCTGTAACACACCCAGAGGGGACATTTGACAAATGTTCTGAGTGAGAAGAGAGGAATGAGGCAACTCAGGTCTTTAACCCCTACCACCCCCTCCAATAAACTAAATACAAATGGAGGGGTGAACTAGGCAGAGCAACTAATACAGAGGTGTGTGCCGGTGGGGGGGGGCATGCACATGAGCATGTGTTTGAATGTCTATTCATGTCTCTTCTAAAAGTAAGTATGTAGAGGGAACTAGCCTCTGAGATTCTGATCTGTGATCTGAGGCTCTGATTCTGGAAGGTCAGAGTTGCTAAGCTGTTGAGACGGATGCCCGGGGAGCAGTAGGAGGAAGAGTTTGgggtgttgcaggagaaaacgGCCCCGCGCTCCGCTGGAGACCCCACCAGCAGCCCTGGAGAACTGCCCAGGATATGGCAGTTCTAAGGATGGTTGTTGATTAAGCTAGGGTTGAAGGCCAGTCCAGCACTGTTCCTGGTCACCAGACTAATTGGGGCAAATGACACTGGGGCACCTGCCGGAGGCCTAGGCTGGAGCACCAGCTTCCCTGTGGCAGCCTCCGTGCTCTGAGGAGGTCACTTCTGGAGGGCAGAGGTGGAGGCCTGTGCTGAGCGTCTGGCCCCTTGACCTGATCCCGGTGAGTTGCAGGCAGGGGCTTTGGTGGGGTGGTCAGGCCTGCTGAGGGCCTCTGTCTCTCTCGGACCTGGGGCCTTGGGCCCTTCCTGGATTGCCTTGAGCACCTGCAAGCTGAAGGGTGGTCTTTTCGGCCAAAGGGAAGAAACAAAGTGGGGTGTGAATGCCAGCAGCATGCTTAGCCCTGGCTTTGGCCTCAGGCATGATCAGGGGAGGTAAAAAAGTTAGAAAGAGGAAAGGTGGAGAAGACTATGATGGAGAAAATCGCCTTCCAATTACCACGTCTCACTGAGtcctggaggaagggaagggttAAGCAGGCTGACAGGCCAGGGTAGGCAAGGGAAGATGCAGTAGTTATACTGCAAGGGCCGGAGACGTTGGAATTAGAGGctagagagaagcagagggagacgTCCATGGGGACTGAAAGGGGCCCGCCTGAATGAAGGCTGGATGGGAATCTGATGGCTGAACGGAGGTGCAGAGCTGGAGAGGCATCTGGGAAGCAGGCAGAGCATCCTGCCAGGAGAAGAAGCCTGAGTGGACCCCGCCGGGCCCAGGGTGAACAGAAACTTTAGGAGCCTGGGTTGTGGCTGGAAAAATGGCCTCTCCATGGAAAACCTCAAACCAAGGGAAAGAGGCAAATCTCAGTCTCAGCTGGCTGGGATCAGTGACCAAAGAAGGTTCCATTCTCAGGGTCAGAACCATACATCAGGGCACTCTGGGTCCTGAGTCCCAGCAAGTGCCTGTCACAAAGTAGAGTCTTTATTATACAGGGTGATTGACAGGCTGTTGGGGAAACAGCTGTGGTTCTGAGGGCAGCTGGGACCCTGGAGTGTAAAACAGAGATGTTTATGTGAAATGAGACAATGGATGTAGTGAAACAGGGCCCACGGAGAAATGGACCTTGTGGGACCTTGGGTCACCGGCTAGAGTTTGAGTCTAGCTTTAGGGACCGTaggaaggggaagaagagggaaactgaggctcccttGACCCTCAAGAAAGAAAGTTGGGAAACAGAGCAGCCAAAGCTCACACAAGCACTCTGCTCTCTTTGCCTTTGTGCCAGACCATCAGGAACAGGGCTTGTGCGTCACCTCCAGACCCTGTGGCCCCTCGTACATGGGCCTGCCTTGCCCACGAAGCCTTCCATCCGCAGGGCAGGAGAGCCCCAGGGAGAACGGGCCCTTATTACTATTACACTCGCGTCTACCTTCGCTTTAGCACTAAGGGTCATGCTTTTTCCTTGTCTGTTTCCCTAGTAGCCTGGCAGCAGTCAGAGCCAGGGGTCGCGGTATTCCCCCCTGTGTCTGTGGCCCCACACACCAGGTCCAGCACATCAGAGGTGGTAGCAAATGCTGACTACACGAAATGAGATGGATTTATTTTCCTTGACTTTCTCCACTCTAGAGGAAGGACCATGTTCCTGTTTTCGTCACTTCCTGTCCTTCTTCTGTGTGTGGTGACAGCATCCAGCTCAGAAACAAAAACCTGTGAGGATGCCCAGAAGACCTGTTCAGTGGTTGCTTGTGGCATCCCGGTCACCAACGGCACGCCTGGCAGAGATGGGCGAGATGGACCCAAGGGAGAAAAGGGAGAGCCAGGTACAGGACAGGCTGCTCTGACCTCCTAACTCTCTTACCCTAACAGGAGACTGCTCTGTCTACGGGAGCTAGCAGAGACATGAGAAGGCTCACCTTTCATTATGGTGGTTGATGCTTCACTCAGAATAGTCCCCGTGACAGGTCATCCCCTCCAAGACAAAGGCACTTCTCTGGCTCCCCAGCATCCCTTATTTCCACACAGGAATGAGTGACATGTGATTGTCCCTAGAGAAGGAGTGTCTTGCATGCTCAGGGAGCTGGCCCTCAGGGCAGGGCATCCCCTGGGCATGCAAGAGGCCCTTTCTGCTTTGGACCACTGCTAGTTCACGAGCGGTTTCTTGGGGTCAGTGTGCATCGAGTATGAGCTGctgaagaaagagaatgagagacaGTCAGTGGGtcacatttccttcctcttccaaCAGGGCAAGGGCTCAGAGGCTTGCAGGGTCCTCCAGGGAAAATGGGGCCTCCAGGAAATGTAGGGAGTCCTGGGCCTCTGGGACCAAAGGGCTCCAAAGGAGATCGTGGAGACAGTTCGGGTAAGGAGCTGACCCCAGCGTGTGGTGTGGGCTGAGGGGACCCAGGGCCCTGGGAACTCcagggccaggagggaggggccTCTTCTCTGCTGTCACACTGAAAGATGCTTGGCTCTGCTTCCTGACCCAGCACCTTCATTCCTCTCAGTTCCCTGGGGCCTGGGGGGATTCCCACCGGTGCTTGGGTACGAACCTCCAAACCCTGCCTGCCACCCCCTCAGCAGGCCCCTGTAGGAGATGCGCCCTGGCCCTTCTTCAGCTGAAACAGTCCAGCGTGTGGTTCCAGGCTGCAAGGGAGGAAGCAGATCCTCTCTGCTGTTGGTTTATGTCTGTTGTCACAAGCATAGCATGAAAAGGGTTGGCCGCATAGGGCCCCTGGGTAACCCGGGACATCAAAGCAACTTAGTTCAGAGTGAAATAAACTCAATCCCAACAAACCAAAAATGAGGACTTCTTACTAATATCTGTCCACTGACCCATCAAAATAATAGAAGTATTGAAGAGTTTGCCTGGAATAAGAAAGTATGATATGTAGCTGAATCGCTATGCTACACACCAAAGACTGACATAacgttgtacatcaactacaattcaaaaaaagaaagttttctaAAAGGAGAATAATTTGTTGGGCCTTTTCTTATAAGCAATTATAGTATTGCAATATTTAAGCAGCATGTGAAGAACACAGAGCTATGGTTTAtaagttgttattattattaattattattattatttccagagTTATAGCTTACAATAGTTACTAAGTATATCTGGGAAGGCaggaatacagtttttttttcttttgcttctttttgttttcatatttttctggaATAAGCATGCTTTTTAGtaagcaaatcttttttttttttttcaaaatactctGCTCTCCAATTGAGGGTCTTCTTCTCAATAAATACCCATCTCCCTTTTGCTTTGTAGTTGCTGAGGCTAAGCTGGCTAACTTAGAGGGACAGCTAAGGAGCCTGAGATCAGAACTGGATCACGTGAAAAAGTGTAAGCCTTTCTTCTGCTCCAGCCCAACGTATTCTGGGCTCTTACCTTTTTCTCCAGAGTGCTCTAGGTTTTGGGGAGGGTGGCATGAACTAACATTTATGACCATTTATTGTATCCCAGGGCTAGGTTGGCTTTTTCTCGTAATAGGGTTTCATTCCATCCTCTTGTCTATTTGGGGGTATCACACCTATTTTAtttacagttaaga from the Vicugna pacos chromosome 11, VicPac4, whole genome shotgun sequence genome contains:
- the LOC102543819 gene encoding mannose-binding protein A isoform X1 is translated as MFLFSSLPVLLLCVVTASSSETKTCEDAQKTCSVVACGIPVTNGTPGRDGRDGPKGEKGEPGQGLRGLQGPPGKMGPPGNVGSPGPLGPKGSKGDRGDSSVAEAKLANLEGQLRSLRSELDHVKKLQVFSLGQKPGKKLYVTNGKKMTFSQVKALCAGFQATVATPRNAEENKAIQDVAQDNAFLGITDEVTEGHFAYVTGGRITYSNWKSNEPNDHGSGEDCVVLLSDGLWNDISCSASFLAVCEFPA